The sequence ATCGCATAGAACCTGGTGAAATTGTTTGCCGCTTACAGGAACATGCCGCTATCAGGGAGGCTTGTGTTATTGCGGTAAACGTAATGGGAATGCCGGCATTGGTAGCCTATATTGTATTTAAGGATCAGGAGGTACCGGCCAGTGAACTCCGGCTGTTCCTGGCAGCAACTTTACCAGCACATTTTATCCCTCCATATTATATGCCTGTTGAGAAGATTCCACTAACCGGCAATGGAAAAGTAGACCGGGAAAAGTTACCTTCTCCTGTAAACATTATGTACGACTCCGTGAATATCCCCCCCCAGGATGACCTGGAATCTTACCTGGTTGAATTATGGGAAAGTGAACTGGGCATACAGGTTTCAACAGCAGATAATTTCTTTGAAACCGGGGGACACAGCCTTAAGGCATTCCGGATCATCAGTGCTGTTCAAAAAAAATACGACATTCTATTACCGGTTATTCAGCTGTATCATGACCCTGTACTGAAAGATTTTGCAGATACGATCAGGCGATATATTTCCGGAACTGAAAGTAAAGTAGAATCCGGTTATGTAATATTGAAGGAAGGTAACCCGGATAAAACGGTTTTCTTTTTCCCGCCGGCAGTAGGATATGCGATTGGCTTCAAAGGACTGGCCACCTGCCTGGATGATTTCCGGGTGATTGGCATTAACTTTATTGAAGGCGATACGATTGCGGAGATGGCTGCTATTGTGCAGTTATTACAACCGGAAGGAGAGCTGGTATTCTGTGGTTTTTCAGCAGGAGGCAGTTTGAGTTATCATGTAACCACCGCTTTGGAAGCTGCCGGAAGAATTGTAAAAGCCCTGGTATTTCTTGACTCCAGGAGATTTATACAAGCTTCACCTATAGATGAACAAACGATCCGTCAGATTGCTGATGAATATCTGGCAGATCCAAGAGCCATGGTACTAAACAGCAGTGTGGCAACAAAAGAAATGATGCGCAGGCATATTGAAAATTCAGCCAGGTTTATCCACCAGCTTTGTGATAGTGGTTATATTAATGCAGACATTTATTATATCAGTTCTGTTGAAAACAGGCATAATACAGAACGGCAGCAGGCCTGGCAGGAAATAACTGCAGGCAGGGTAATAGTTTACAATGGTTATGGTTCACATGCCGCTATGCTGGATCAGGATAATCTGCAACAAAATCTTGCGGTATACCGGGAAGTCTTTAATAACATATTCTTTTAAAACTATCCTTTTTTACCAGCCCTGTATTGGGGCTGGTAAAAAAAGATAAGTTTGATTATTTTTCAATCATATAATCATTTACCACCAATACATCCAGTCCTGTAGTATAAAACATGCCGATGGCATCTTCCAGGGAATGCAGGATGGGTTTGCCCATGATATTGAGACTTGTATTTAATACGATAGGTACACCGGTAATATCGTAAAATGATTTAATCAATTTATAATAAGCACTGTTCCACTCCTTTTTTACTGTCTGCAGGCGACCGGTATGATTTGCATGCACTACCGCCGGTATTTTTTCTTTCACGGCTTCTTTGAATATCAGGGTACGTTCCATATAAGGTGTTTCCTCATAGTTCTCAAAATAATCATGTCCATATTCATGAAGAATGGAAGGCGCAAATGGTCTGAATTCTTCCCTGAATTTCACATTCGAATTAATGCGGTTTTTCATGTCTGCCGGTCTTGGATCGGCGAGTATACTACGGTTTCCCAGGGATCGGGGTCCGAACTCTGCGCGTCCCTGTACCCATGCCACCAGTTTGCCTTCTGCCAGTTTAACGGCTGTTTCTTTGTGAATACTCAGTGGGAGGTGCCTGATCTTACTGATATTTCCCAGCTGTAACATTCTTTTAATGGCATCTTCCTGTATAACGGAACCCAGGTAAGGAGAGAAGAAAGGTTTGCTGCCTAAGCGAATGGCGGGGTTATCTTCTTTTAAGGCAAGCATGGCCGCTCCAATGGAATTGCCATCATCTGCCGGTGCAGAAGGTACAAACAACCGGGCAAACCCGGTTTGTGAAGTGACCGTTCCATTAAAGGAAGAGTTTAATCCGCATCCTCCTCCAATTACAAGGTTGGACGAAAGCTTCATGGATTCAAGGTCTTTCAGCAGCAACGTTGTCAGCTCTGCAAAAAATGTTTGTCCTGTAAAAGCCAGGTCTGCCGCTGACCAGGGACTACTTTCCGGTAAACGTTTAAATGCCTGTAGTTTGCCGGTAATGGCGATGATTTTTTCATCATCCGGGTAATGTAACCGTTTATTGTCATACCAGCATAGTTCTTTCAATAAACTATGCGCCTCCGGAATAATATTGCCGTAAGGTGCAAGCCCCATCACTTTCCATTCCTCACCGGTAAACCAGTCAAAACCACACAGGGTGGTGATCATCTCGTAAATCCATCCGAGGCTTTGAGGACCTTTATGCAGGCTCACTTCTTTCAACTGGTCGTTCTGATAATGAAAAAGAGAGATAGAACCACCTTCTCCATAACCGTCTATAATTGCACAGGCAGCATCTTCATAAGGACTACTGTAACAGGCATATGCTGCATGTGTATGATGATGCGGATAACTTCTGAAACTCACAGCACTGCCGGAAAATTGTTGCTGAATAGCCAGCAGGCTACCTGTTCCGGCATTTTTCAGATATTGATGTTGCAGTTTCAGGATAGTATAAATAGACGCCTTGGGAAAGATATATTTTGAAGGTAGCTGCAGTTTGGGATTGGTGAGTGATTTCTCAGAAAAAAAGTTCATCCTTTCCATCCTGTTCAGCAATTGCAGGTAATCCTCACTCCAGGAAGTTGCAATAACAAATGAAGCATCTTTATCACAATATTTCCTCAGTATGCGGCCTATATCAAAGTTATCTGCAGGACAACTTAATCCCCGTTTATATTGTAACTTTCTTTCTGTTGCTTCTGCAAAAAGCACTGTTCCCTGGTCATTCAGAATGGCAATAGAAGAATCATGAAAAGTGCTGGATAAACCGATGTAGTATTTTTTCATTATACGGTATATGCGTTTAACAGGTGGGCTATTTCTTCATCTGAAATCCGGCTGATTTCTTCAATCAGGGACACCGGCGTAATAGTTAAATCTTTGAACAGATGATCTGCAAGTAATGATAGTGACGGATATTGAAAAAAGTGTGATATCGGGATTTGAATACCTGTAGTGGCGGTAATACTGTTTTTAAATTTATTCAGCATCAGGGAATCAAAACCTGTTTCAAAATATGGTCTGTCTGTATTCAGGTATTCATCCGCTCTTAATCCAAGTATCTCCCTGGCAGTTTTCTCCAGCAGTTTACGCATGCCGGCTTTGTCCGTGGGTATTGTATATGTTGTGGATGGTTCCTTTTTAATGCTCACCCAATGAGCAGGAATGTAGGGGTGCAGCCATCCGGGAAAAGATTGTATGGCTGTAGCCGGTTGTACATCAATAATGGCATATACAGGAGCTGTATTGATTATACTTTCCATTGATTGCAGGGCTTCGGAACCTTCAAAAGAACGGATACCCAGTTGTTCAAATTGTGCAGTGAGTCCGGCAGTCATAGCAGAATGCTGCCATGGGCCCCAGCAGATACTTGTGCAGGGGAGTTGTCTTTCCCTGCGGTAACAGGCCAATGCATTCAGGAAGGAATTAGCAGCAGCATAATTGCTTTGTCCTGTATTACCCAGTAAGGACACGGTGGAAGAAAAGAGTATAAAGAAATCCAGTTGCCAGTCTTTACTTAACCGGTGTATATTCCAGGCACCCTGAACTTTTCCTGGAAATACCGGTGTAAAGCTTTCGGGTGTATGTGAGATCAGTAATTTATCGCTTAAGGTACCTGCCGTATGCATCACGCCTGTAATGGGAGGAATGGAGGTTGTTGCCAAT is a genomic window of Chitinophaga sp. LS1 containing:
- a CDS encoding carbamoyltransferase; translated protein: MKKYYIGLSSTFHDSSIAILNDQGTVLFAEATERKLQYKRGLSCPADNFDIGRILRKYCDKDASFVIATSWSEDYLQLLNRMERMNFFSEKSLTNPKLQLPSKYIFPKASIYTILKLQHQYLKNAGTGSLLAIQQQFSGSAVSFRSYPHHHTHAAYACYSSPYEDAACAIIDGYGEGGSISLFHYQNDQLKEVSLHKGPQSLGWIYEMITTLCGFDWFTGEEWKVMGLAPYGNIIPEAHSLLKELCWYDNKRLHYPDDEKIIAITGKLQAFKRLPESSPWSAADLAFTGQTFFAELTTLLLKDLESMKLSSNLVIGGGCGLNSSFNGTVTSQTGFARLFVPSAPADDGNSIGAAMLALKEDNPAIRLGSKPFFSPYLGSVIQEDAIKRMLQLGNISKIRHLPLSIHKETAVKLAEGKLVAWVQGRAEFGPRSLGNRSILADPRPADMKNRINSNVKFREEFRPFAPSILHEYGHDYFENYEETPYMERTLIFKEAVKEKIPAVVHANHTGRLQTVKKEWNSAYYKLIKSFYDITGVPIVLNTSLNIMGKPILHSLEDAIGMFYTTGLDVLVVNDYMIEK